GTACATGCCGTCCGCGTAGAAGTCGAGGTGCCCGCTGATCTCCCACAACAGCGACTTGGCGATGTGGGGGGTGAAGGCCAGCTCGTAGCCGTTGGCGTCGTGTTCGTCGCGTGAGTAGTCCTCGACGATCCGCCGCACCCGGGCGCCCTTGGGGTGCCACACGGCCAGGCCGCCGCCCAGTTCGTCGGGGAACGAGAACAGGTCGAGCTCGGCGCCCAGCTTGCGGTGGTCGCGGCGCTCGGCTTCGGCCAGCCGGTGCAGGTGGTCGTCGAGCGCCTGCTTCGACTCCCAGGCCGTGCCGTAGATGCGCTGGAGCTGCGGGTTGCGCTCGTCGCCCCGCCAGTAGGCGCCCGCCACCCGCATGAGCTTGAAGGCGCCCAGCCGGTCGGTCGACGGCACGTGGGGGCCGCGGCACAGGTCGACGAACTGCGGGGTGTTGCGATAGGCGCTGACGACGCCACCCTCGGCGCCTTCCGACTCGTCGACGCCTTCGATGATCTCGCGTTTGTAGGGCTGGTCGGCGAAGAGATGGAGGCCCTCGTCGCGGGAGTGCTCCTCGCGGATGAACGGCTGGCCTTCCTTGACGATCTCGCGCATGCGTCCTTCGATGCGCACCAGGTCGTCGTCGGTGAACGACGCACCACCCGGCAACTCGAAGTCGTAGTAGAAGCCGTCCTCGATGGGCGGTCCGATGGCGAACTTGGCGCCGGGCCACAGTTGCAGGACGGCTTGGGCCATCACGTGCGCCGTCGAGTGCCGCAGGACGTAACGGCCTTCCGGCGTGCTTGCCGTCACGATGGCCACCTGCGCCCCGTCGTGCAGCGGGGCGTCGAGGTCGACCTGCCGGTCGTCGACCATGGCCGCCACCGCCGCCTTGGCCAGCCCTCGACCGATCGACGCCGCCAGGTCGGCCGCGGTGGCGCCCGGCGGCAGCTCGCGCTGGGAACCGTCGGGAAGCGTGATCGTGATGCTCTCGGCCATCGCGGCGAGGATAGTGGGCGGGCTCTGCGGAGCCCGCGGCCGTTTTCCCGAGATCGTGTGACCTTTTTGCCCGCCCCGCTGCGATTAACCCCGCAGTGGCGCACGAACACTTCGACGAGCTCTTCCGCGACCTCTACGTCCCCGCGTTCGGCGTCGCCTTGCGCGTGCTCGGCAACCGCCACGAAGCCGAGGAGGTGGCGTGCGAGGCGTTGGCCCGCACGGCGGCGTCGTGGCAGCGCGTCCGGGGCCTGCCCTATCAGCGCGCCTGGGTGTTGCGAGTCACCGCCAACGTGGCCGTCGACGTACTGCGCAAGCGCCGCCCGCCTGTGCAGAGCGCGCAGGTGACAGCGCGGCTCACCGACCCCGACGACCGCGTGCTGCTGGCCGCGGCCCTGCGCAGGCTTCCCC
The nucleotide sequence above comes from Acidimicrobiales bacterium. Encoded proteins:
- a CDS encoding sigma-70 family RNA polymerase sigma factor, which produces MAHEHFDELFRDLYVPAFGVALRVLGNRHEAEEVACEALARTAASWQRVRGLPYQRAWVLRVTANVAVDVLRKRRPPVQSAQVTARLTDPDDRVLLAAALRRLPRRQREVLVLRFLADMTEVQVAEHLDISRSAVKQHCSRGLVRLRELMGSPVEEVSLAC
- the thrS gene encoding threonine--tRNA ligase translates to MAESITITLPDGSQRELPPGATAADLAASIGRGLAKAAVAAMVDDRQVDLDAPLHDGAQVAIVTASTPEGRYVLRHSTAHVMAQAVLQLWPGAKFAIGPPIEDGFYYDFELPGGASFTDDDLVRIEGRMREIVKEGQPFIREEHSRDEGLHLFADQPYKREIIEGVDESEGAEGGVVSAYRNTPQFVDLCRGPHVPSTDRLGAFKLMRVAGAYWRGDERNPQLQRIYGTAWESKQALDDHLHRLAEAERRDHRKLGAELDLFSFPDELGGGLAVWHPKGARVRRIVEDYSRDEHDANGYELAFTPHIAKSLLWEISGHLDFYADGMYPPMEMEGATYYPKPMNCPFHLLIYRSRQRSYRELPLRIFELGTVYRFERSGVLHGLLRARGFTQDDSHIFCTPDQLGDELQSLLDFVVRLLRTFGFTEFEAALATKPAEKSVGEQAEWDRATDALEAAIKAVGLPYEVDEGGGAFYGPKIDVHVRDAIGRKWQLSTLQVDFQEPGRFGIEFTGADNQRHQPIMIHRALFGSVERFFGILVEHYAGAFPVWLAPEQVRVLPVRDDHDPYAIAIADRLRAEGFRAEASDAAEPLGSRIRRSKLEKIPYVLVVGDDDVANGTAGVNDRAGNVERGVKVDDFAARLRAEVDARVPS